Within the Borreliella valaisiana VS116 genome, the region TATTGATATGACTATTAATATGCCTTTGCAAAAAAAATCTCATCTTAAGTACGATTTGAAAGAATTGCTCTCATATATGCCTGAGCATATTTGTTTTAGTGATTTTATATGTGAAAAGGAAGGCCTTACTTTAAGAGATTTTGATAATGGTATTGATTCAGAAAAGCTATGGTTTTGTGCCCTAGAGTGTTTAGAATCCAATGGTTACATTAATTATGAAATTACTAATTTTGCGTTAAAGGGTCATGAGAGTAAGCATAATAAGCTAAATTGGGAGTTAAAACCGTATTTAGGATTAGGATTGCACGCTGTAAGTTTGCTTTTCTGTAGTGACAATAATAATATAAGAGCTTTGATTAGAAAAGATAATGGTTTTGTTAAATCAAATAATTATTTAGTAACGTTTAAGTTGTTAGAGGATTTGGAGTTTTTTATTTATCATTTTATTCAAGGTCTTGGAACTATTCAAGGTGTTAACTTGCGGTCTCTTAGGCTTAGATTTGAGTATGATGAAAAACAATTTTTCCAGTTTATTAGTTATTGCTTGACTTTAAGTGGAAAATTTGTTTTTGATAATAATATTATGTTATTAAAAGGGCATGAAAGGTTTAAGTTAGATTTTTATTTAGTAAAAATTATAAACTATTTTAATGATAATATTTTTAAAGTGAAGTTTAGGCTTCCTTGATTTGTTTGTTTTGGTAATAAACTATTTTTGTATTTTTATGGTTAAATATTCCAATCTCAAGTATACCTGGAAATAGTTTAAAGTATTTTTCTGTTCCTTCAGGATTTTCTACGTGCATTTTTACATCTAAAATATAATTGTTGTTATCAGTTATAATGGGTCCTTTTTTTTCGTTACAAATTCTTAAGGTTGTATCTAAATTCATTTCTTCAAGTCTAGTCATAATAAATCCAACAGCACTTTGGGCAACTTCTATGGGAATAGGCATTTTTGTTCCCAATTTTTTTACAATTTTTGTTTCATCTGCTATTATTAGCAATGTTTCTGAATTGTAGGCTATTACTTTCTCCATTAGGTGTGCGCCCCCCATTCCTTTTATTAAACTTTTTTTTTCTAATAAAATTTCATCAGCTCCATCAATTGCAATGTCTAAATTTTTGTTAAGTTTTGAAAAATTTGATTCATAAGGAATTTGTTCTCTTGAGAGTAAATATTTTGTATCGCTACTTGTTGTATAGAATTTTAAATTTTTTAAATTGCCCGATTTTAGCTTTTCGCTTAAATATTTTATTGCATAATAAATAGTTGTACCTGTTCCAATTCCAAGGTTCATATTGCTTTTGATATAGTGATCAATTGCGTATTTTGCTACCAAAATTTTTTGATTTTCCATAAATTTTTTCCTTGCTTGAGTGAATTTAAAGTTCAATGTATTTTAAAGTATATCATTATTTAATTAATGGTTAAAATCTTGACTAGATTTTGTGCTAATTTATAATTATTAGTATTAGTAAATAAAAATAATATGCTAGGAGATTTTATGTATAAATTAGTTTTAGTGAGACATGGAGAGAGTGAGTGGAACAAAGAGAATCTTTTTACTGGTTGGACAGATGTTAAGCTTTCCGATAAAGGTATCGATGAGGCTGTCGAGGCAGGTTTGCTTCTCAAACAAGAAGGCTATTCTTTTGATATTGCTTTTAGTTCTTTATTGTCAAGGGCTAACGATACTTTAAATATTATTTTGCGAGAACTAGGTCAATCTTATATTAGTGTAAAAAAAACCTGGAGATTAAATGAAAGACACTATGGGGCTTTACAAGGTTTAAATAAGTCAGAAACAGCTGCAAAATATGGGGAAGATAAAGTTTTAATTTGGAGACGCAGTTATGATGTGCCCCCAATGTCTTTAGATGAGTCTGATGATCGTCACCCAATAAAAGATCCAAGATATAAATATATTCCTAAAAGGGAACTTCCTTCAACAGAGTGTCTTAAAGATACTGTTGCAAGAGTTATTCCTTATTGGACTGATGAGATTGCAAAAGAAGTTCTTGAAGGTAAAAAGGTTATTGTTGCTGCTCATGGCAATTCTTTAAGAGCTCTTGTTAAATATCTTGATAATTTAAGCGAAGAAGATGTTTTAAAGCTTAATATTCCAACAGGTATTCCTTTAGTTTACGAATTAGACGAAGATTTAAATCCTATTAAACACTACTATTTAGGTGATGAAAGTAAGATTAAAAGCGCAATGGAATCTGTTGCTAGTCAAGGAAAGTTAAAATAATTGGGCTATTGGTATTAAAGTATTAATAAGTCATATTAAGTCATATAATTATGGCTTATTTTTTTTTATCATTTTGAAGTTTAAATATATTTACTTGTAATCTTTTCAAAACGGTCAATACCAATTATTTTGATAAATCCGGCTAATTTGGGACCTTTTTCTTTGTCGATTAAAATTTTATAAATTTGTTTAAAAAACAAAGCGGGTTCTATATTATTTTCTCTTGCAGTTTTATATATTTCGTTTTGAATGTCTTGTTCTGTGGCAACTTCAAAATTTTTCTTTAAAAAATTCAAAAGTTCATTAATTGCTTTTTTGTTATTTTCTTTTAGGATTTCTATATTATCAAATTTAGATCTTAATGAAAATTTGAAATCTTCGGGTGCAAAATCTCTTACCCAATTAATTGCACATTTGATTTTATTGATTAGTTTGTCTTTTTGATCGTCTTGAACGTTTTTCAAGTAATTTAGAATTTTATTTATATTATTTTCAAATATTTGACATATTACACTTAAATGTCTAAATCCGATTTGATAAGGGATGCTTTTGCTTGGCATGTATGGTTGAGATAACTCATAAATTCTTTTAAACGATCTTTTTTTTTCTTCTTTTATATCTTCTACTCCGTAATAGATTCTTTCAAACTTGTCGTAATCTTCGTATATTTTGATTACGTCAAGATCAAATGAGATTGAAAATTCGGTATTTGGTTTTGTAGAAGCAAATAAAAATCTTGTGACCTCAGGTGTGTAGACTTCAAGAACATCTTTAAGCGATATGACATCTCCTGATGAGGAGGATATTTTTCCACCACGTCCTTTTATTGAAATAAAGTCATATTGAAATGTTACAGGAGGATTTCCTTGAAAAATTTTTACAATATTTTTAGATGTATCAAAACTACCGCCGCTGCTGTGGTGGTCTTTTCCCGCAGGTTCAAAGTCAACATTTTCATATTTCCATCTCATAGGCCAATCTATTCTCCAGAGAAGCTTAATGGCCCATGTAGTTCTTATATCTAGAGATTCTCGATTTCCACATTCGCATGAGTATTCAACAGAGTAATGATTGTCGTAATTATTTACAGTTGTTGTATCTCTGTTGCATTTTGTACAAAATATACTGATTGGATACCAATTATCTTCAAGCTTTGAAGTTCTATATTCGTTTAATGCATCAGACAGTTCTTTTTTGTGATTAAGTGCAAACTTTATTTGGCTTGCATAGATACTATTGGTATATTGTTTACTTTGGTCAATGAATTCAGGATTGATTCCTACAGTAGGTAGATATTTTTCAAATTCAATTTCATTAGCTCTCGCGTAACTTGTTTTGTGGCTTCTTGTGTCAGGGACTCTTGTTATTGCTTGTCTTAAATAAGTCGTAAGAAGTTCTTGTTCTGGCATATTTTTGGGAACTTTTCGAAATACATCATAATTATCCCACGAATAAATAAACCTTACCTTTTCTCCAGAGTCTTTCAAAGCTCTTGCTACAAGGTCTACTGAAATAACTTCTCTGAAATTTCCAATGTGCACGGTTCCAGATGGAGTAATTCCTGATGCCACTGTGTATAAGTCTTTTGGACCTTTTTCTTTTTTTATTTTTTCTGCGTAAAAATCTGCCCAATGCGCCGTCTTCACATTTTATTCCTAGCTTAAATTTTAGCATTTTATTTTTAAAGTTTCAACAATTTAGAAAATTGTAGTTAAATATTAATTTATAAGTCTTTTTATTAGTTTATCTTCTTTGTTCCAATTTTTTTTTAGCTTTACCTGGAGAAATAGATTGCATTTTGTTTCAAAAATTTTTGCAATCGTTTTTCTTGCTTTTTCTCCTATTGATTTTATTTCTTTGCCGTTTTTTCCTACAATTATTCCTTTTTGACTTTCATTTGCTACAAAAATATTTGCCCTGATAAAAAGACTTCTTTTTTTGTTTTCTAATGTATCAATATCTACATACAAAGAATAGGGAAGTTCTTCTTTTAGGTTTTCAATAGCCTTTTCCCTTATTATTTCACTAATTCTAAAATTTATTTTTTGATCCGTATAGTATTCTTGTGGATAGTAAAGTGGGCCTTCTGAAAAATTTTCATAAATTTTATTTTTTAATTCTTCTGTATTTATTTTTTTTTCAGCAGATATTTTAATTATATTGTTGTCTTCTATTTCTTTTTCTTTTAGAAATTGTGTTATTTCTTTTATTTTTGTATTTTTAAGATCTACTTTATTAAGTAATACTAAAAATTTAATTTTAGAGTTTTTTATTATTTCTAGCATTTTATTTTCTTCTTCTCCAGGTTTGTCTTGAATGTCTATTATGTATAAAATAAGTTCAACTTCTCCTATTGAAGAGTGTATGTTTTTCATCATTGCAATATTAAACTTTTTTTTGCTCAGATGAAATCCTGGTGTGTCTATAAAAATAATTTGTCCTCTCCCATCTGTAAAGATTCCTTTTATGTTATTTCTAGTTGTTTGTGGAATAGGGGATATGATTGATATTTTATGTCCGCATATTGAATTTAAAAGGGTAGATTTTCCAGTTGATGGTCTACCAAGTATTGCTGCAAATCCTGATTTCATGTTTTAGTATTCCTTAAAATATGTAATATTAATACATATTTTATTATAATTAATTATATAGTATTTTAGATACTTTATAATTAATTATAATTTGAGGAATTTTCGTTTGGCAAAGGTAAATTTTGAAGTTTTTTGCGAACAATGTGGTGAAAAAGTTGGACTTAATAGGTCTATTTGTCCTAACTGTGCTGCTAAGCTTGGTGATATCGAATGTCCAAATTGTCGGCATGTAGGCCCAGTTTCTGCTTTTGGAGAGGGTTGCCCCAATTGTCACTACAGTCCTTTTCAGGAACTAAAAGAAAAGCCCTTTAAAAGAAAAGAAAGAATAAGGATGGTAAGTGGTGGAGTAGTTTCTAGAGTCTTTGTAAGACTTTTCCATTTTGGAATTAATGTTAATATTTTGCTGTATTTATTTTCAAGTTTTTTATTTGTTATACTTTTTCTTTATATTGTTTATGGCTAAAGGCTTTGTATGGGTATTACAGTTTTTTATTTATTTTCTATTTTTACATCTTTTGTTATGGGTTCTAGCATGGAGTCCGTTAAAGACAATGTTCTAAAAAGTACTATTTTTTATTATGATGTTGAAGAAGTTGAATTTCCTTATGCTAAGAAACAGACTTTGCAATTTATTGCTAAAACTCATTTAAAATATGCTGTTTTTAATTTTGACAAAAATAAAATGTTTTCATACACTTTTGTTTTTGATAAAAAATTAATATCCCAGTATTCAATTTTTATTGAGGTAAAGAAAAAGTTTGGCGAAGCTACACTGGTGACGCCTTTAAATTATTTATGGGATCTTGGTGAGTGTGTTATTGTTTTGAATAAAAATATTTTAAGAATGACTTTAAAATCTTATATTGTAAATTATAATAAATGATTTTTAATAAGGTTGATAATTGGAGAAAATTTTAAAACGGTTTTTATGTTTATTTTTGTTGATGCCTTTTTTATCTTTTGCTGATCATTTTTATGATAAAGAAATTGTGATAAATGGCGTTAAGTTTTTTGTAAAAATAGCATCTAATGAATTTGATAGAGCAAAAGGATATATGGATACTGAAAAAGTTGAATATGGAAAAGGAATGCTTTTTATTTTTAAAAAAGAGCAACATTTATCTTTTTGGATGGAGAATACACCTTTGATGCTTGAAATAGCTTATATTGATTCAAGTGGAATTATTAAAGAGGTTTATGATTTAGAACCATACTCTAGGGTAAACGTTAATTCTCTTTATAAAGCAAAGTATGCTCTTGAGCTTCCAAGAGGCTCATTTTCTAAATTTAAAATAAAAATAGGTGATAAGGTACATTTTTGCTTTGCCATTAATTCTTTATTAGTAGAATAATTTTGATTATTGGGCTTTAATTTCTTGAAGTTCTTCTTCGATTTGATCCTCTTTAAGTTCATTTTTGTTATATTCTTTTGTTGTATTTATTTTTTCTTGCTTTAAATCCTGTTCACTTGATGTATTATTTGCATTGTTATTTACTTCATTATTATCAATGTTTTCGTTGTTGGTTGTTATTATTTTTTTGAAAATAGTTATTGTTGAGGCGATTTCGTCAATTGCATCAAGCAAAAGTGTTTCACTTGCAAATTCTTCTGCTTTTACAATATATACCAAAGAATTAATTCCTCTTTCTGCGTTATGAATAATCTCCCATGATCCAAGTACTCTGTTATTGTAGCTGTCACTCATAAGGGATTCAGATATTTCTTTAATTTTTTGTGTGTTTACATCAAATACTTTGACAATTCCAAATATTTCTCTTATTTTTGAATTTTTATATGAGTTGAGTCTTGATCTAATGATTACTTCTTCTCGTTCATTATTGTTTATGTCTTTAAATGCTACAAAGTCATTCTCTGAGTCTATTTTATATTCAATTTTGTTTTTATCTAAAAATTTTTTAATTCTCTTGTCATACTGTATATTCTTATGGTTGCAAGAAATGAGTGCAAAAATGATAATAATCATGCTATGAAATAATGCATTAATATTTATTATTCTTGGAATTAACATTGTATTATTTGACATATGATTATTATAATTTAATTGTGAGGATTTTAAAAGTAATTTATGCGTCTTCAAGGTAGCGACTATTCATATACTGTTATTCAATCTAAGAATAATTATTCACAAAAATCTTCTTTTGGGATTTCTTTTGTAATATTAAGCAGAGGAACAAAAATTTTTAGAGAAGATTTATTTGAATTTTTATCAAATTTTGACTTTATAAGAGAAATAATTTCAATTGAAAAACAGAGTAATAGAAGTTCTTTACAGTTTATTTCAGAAAGTTATGGTAAGTTAAAATTTATTTTACTTTCTGATGATTTGAATTCTGGAGAAAAGGTTAATTTGGCAATGAAAGAATCCAGCTGTGATTTTGTTTTTGTCTTGCAAAGTGATATGTACTTGTTAAATCCTTTTTGGATTCCAAATATATTTGATGAAATAGTAAAAAAAAATGTTCTTCTTGTTGGGGGGGAGTTTTTCGATAAAGAAGAGGAAATGATACCTTCAATTTTTCTTCCCAGCATAGATAAACAGCAAAAGTTTAAGGTGATTTTAGTAAATTCTGAGAAAGACTATGAAAAAACCTTGATTACCATGGATTATTGTGGACTTTATTCTAAAGAGAAGTTTTTACAGCTAGGAGGTTTTGACGGAAGGATTCAAAATGAATATTTTCAAAGAATAGATTTTGGACTAAGAGCTGTTTATTTCGGGGAACATATCTATATTTATAGAAAGTTAAGAATTCAGTATACTGCATCAAATTCACCAGAAAATTTAACCAAAAATAAAAGTTTTTTGATTTTTTTGCTCAAGAACTATGTTCCAATTTTTGTTGGAAATGGCGTTGTTTTTTCTTTTTTGAGGTTTTGTAAAATTTGTTTAAAATACAAAATTAATCCTTTTCTCTTTCAAAAAGAATTTAAGGAAATAAAAGGTGAGATTGCTAAAAATAGCTTAAGATTCAAAGGAGACTTAAAGAGTGCCATTGAGCTTTGGGAAAACAATATTATTGATTAATTTGGTTTTGTTTTCATATTCGAACTTATATTCCAAAACACTTGATTACTTAAATATTCTTGATTTTTTTGATACTAATGTTTTTAAGTTCGATTTTAACATTGAAAATGATGTTTTTACAATTGAAAATGATAAGGGGTATTTAAAGTTTAGAGTAGGTTTTGAATATGCGCTTACATCTTCTGGTTATTATATGTTTGTAGATCCAATTGTTGACATTCGTGGAGAAATTTTAATAAGCCAAAAGGTATTAAAACAGATTGAAAATTATTTTAGTTCTCTTAAAGATTATAATAAACCCAGAATTACTTCAATAATCATTGATCCTGGACATGGTGGACACGATGCTGGCGCAGTTGTGACTTTAAGGATAAATGGTCACGATGTTGTTCTTCAAGAAAAAGATTTTGCATTAACTTATTCTATATATTTATCTAAAATTTTAAGCAATTATTTTGTAAATAAAAATATTTTGTTAACCCGTATAAATGACGTTTTTTTAACTTTAAAAGAGCGATCGGAATTTGCAAACGCAATAAAGCCAAATTTTCCAAATAATGTTATATTTTTGTCCATACACGCTAATGATGCTCCAAATAATGAGGCTAGGGGAGTTGAGTTTTGGTATCTTCCCAAGGATTCAAAAAGAGAGGTTATTAAAGATTTTAAGGGATATGATATTAAAGGTAATAGATACTTAAGTGAGCTTAATGATATACTAGATATTAAATATAAATATGAATCAAAAAGATTGGCTGAAATTTTGTATAAAGTATTTAAAAATGAATTAGTTGAAACCAATATTAGACCGATTAGAGAAGAGCAATGGTTTGTAATAAAAAATAGCAGTATGCCTGCTGTATTGATTGAAATGGGATTTTTGTCCAATATTTTAGATGCTAAATTAATTTTGGATTATAATTATATGAGCAAGTTTAATATCCTGATACTTAAATCTTTGATGGAATTTATAAATTTTTATGAAAAATAATATTTCGGATATATTTTTTAAATATAATGTAGTGATTTATAAATTTTTAAATTCTAAAAAAGAGTATATGGTTAGAGTGCTTTTAGGGGTCTTGGTAGCAAGTTTTTTGTTTTCTATTTGTACGATTTTTTTAAATTATGGCAGTCTTTTTTCAAAAAAGGTTTTTTATTTTCACTCTAACAAGGGTTTTGTTGCTAATTTAAGATATTTGAAAGATGAAAAAGATTTGAAAGATAATTTAGATCTTTTAGTAAAAGATTTTCTTTTAGGAAGCAATGAGGGATTTTCTTTTGGATTTTTATTAAGTGATGCAAGATTTTTATATTCTTTTTTAAAAAATAGAATATATTACATAAATCTTTCAAGGGAATTCTATGATTCTTTTAATAGTGGCGATTACAATGAATCTTATGAATCTTTTGATGTTAAAGTTAATCTGTTTGCCATGTCTTTAATAAAGACAATACGCTTTAACTATCCTGGCAAGTTAAAAAAGCTTGTTATTCTTGTTGAAGGGTGTATGTTGAAGGAGCAGAGCTGATAAATTTATTTTTACTAATAATGACAATTAAAAAACGAAAATTTTATAAAAGATTTATATATGTAAGGAGTTGGTTTACATGAAGAGGAAAGCGAAAAGCATTTTATTTTTTTTATTATCCACTGCTCTTTTTGCTCAAGAGACTGATGGATTGGCGGAAGGCTCTAAAAGGGCAGAGCCTGGAGAATTAGTTTTAGATTTTGCCGAACTTGCAAGAGACCCTAGTTCAACTAGGCTTGATCTTACAAATTATGTTGATTATGTATATTCTGGTGCTTCTGGTATTGTTAAGCCGGAAGATATGGTTGTGGATCTTGGAATAAATAATTGGAGTGTTTTGCTTACTCCTTCTGCAAGGTTGCAGTCTTACGTTAAAAATTCAGTTGTTGCGCCTGCTGTTGTTAAGAGCGAGTCAAAAAGGTACGCAGGTGACACTATTTTAGGAGTAAGGGTTTTGTTCCCAAGTTATTCTCAGTCATCTGCTATGATTATGCCGCCATTTAAAATTCCTTTTTATTCAGGGGAAAGTGGGAATCAATTTTTAGGCAAAGGTCTTATTGACAACATTAAAACCATGAAAGAGATTAAAGTATCAGTGTATAGTTTAGGATATGAAATAGATCTTGAGGTTTTATTTGAAGATATGAATGGTATGGAGTATGCTTACTCTATGGGGACTTTAAAGTTTAAAGGGTGGGCTGATTTAATTTGGTCAAATCCTAACTATATTCCTAATATATCATCTAGAATAATTAAAGACGATGTTCCAAATTATCCGCTTGCTTCAAGTAAAATGAGATTTAAGGCTTTTAGAGTTTCAAAATCACATAGTTCAAAAGAACAAAATTTTATCTTTTATGTGAAAGATTTGAGAGTTCTTTATGATAAGTTGAATGTTTCAATAGATTCTGATATTGATAGTGAGTCTGTATTTAAAGTTTATGAGACTAGTGGGACTGAATCCCTTCGTAAATTAAAGGCACATGAAACTTTTAAAAGAGTTTTAAAGCTTAGAGAAAAAATTTCTATGCCTGAAGGTTCTTTCCAAAACTTTATAGAAAAGGTTGAGAGTGAAAAACCTGAAGAATCATCCCCAAAACAGTAGGTTTGAATTAATATATAAAGCTAGCCTAAAAGGTTAGCTTTATATATATAAGATATTAATAGGAAATGGTATGGAAATATTAGATTTGGAAAATGAAGAGCTTCTAGGGGTTTTTTTTGAAGAGGCTCAAAATCTTGTAGATATCCTTGAAGAGAATATTATGTCATTAGAGGATGATCCTAATAATTCTGATACTATTGATGAAATATTCAGAGCAGCTCATACTTTAAAGGGAAGTTCTGCTTCTCTTGATATTATGGAGCTATCTGATTTTACCCATATTGTTGAAGATGTTTTTGATGCTATTAGAGATGGTAAGATAAATATAAACAATGATCTTATTGATCTACTTTTAAATTCATTGGATGTTATTAAAGAAATGCTTGCGCTTCGTCTTGATGGCAAGGTTTATTTAAATGATATAAGTGATCTTAAAAGCAAATTAAAGCAATTTTTAGTAATTGATGATCAAGTTTTTATGAATAGAATTGACGAAAATTTAAATAAAAACAATTTTTGTCTTTCAAAATTAGATCTTGAGGAGATAAGAGAAAGTTTAGGGATTGGGCAAAAGGTTTTAAGGATAAGTGTTATTTTTAATGCAAATGCAAATGCAAATAGTAGTTCTGAAGTTGAAAATGGTGGAATTAAAATATTTAATATTTTAAAAAATTTAGGATCTGTGTTACATACAATTCCTAAATATGAGCAAATCATAGAAGATAAATTTTTAACAAGAGTAGATTATTATCTTATATATTCAGATATAGAGGTTGTGAAAAAAAGTTTAGACCCTTCAAGTTTAATTGCAAGCTATTTGGTTGATGAATTTAATGTAGAAGAAGAATTAAAAAATCTTGTAGGTAAAGGCCTTAAAGATATCGATTTAAATTCCAATTCTGTTTTAAATAATAGTTTTGATTTTACAGATAATGAGATTTCTGATTTATTGCTTGAGATTGAAAATCAAAAGTTATTTAAAGTTAGATTGTATTTTGTAAAAGACAATCCTATGGCCACAATTAGTGGGTTTCAAATGCTTCAGGCATTAAAAAGTCTTGGAAATATTTTCAAGTCTATCCCAGATTCCAGTGAATTATTAGCAGATAAGTTTTTTGATTTTGTTGTATATTACTTAATATCAGATGTCAGTGCAGATATTATTGCTAAAAAGATTAATTTACCA harbors:
- the psgB gene encoding HemN-related non-iron pseudo-SAM protein PsgB, which produces MRVDLLSLIELSLYINISFCCKDFSIFNRILDKLKYHLILLGHPIIKTLYIKHVDFCLCGQDNLKFIFTSLSKYINLALLEEFTLEIIPGYVDFEKFKLLDEFFVTRINLGVQSFSLKFRKIIGIPEIPYEKMNILINNIRKFPFDLNIDMTINMPLQKKSHLKYDLKELLSYMPEHICFSDFICEKEGLTLRDFDNGIDSEKLWFCALECLESNGYINYEITNFALKGHESKHNKLNWELKPYLGLGLHAVSLLFCSDNNNIRALIRKDNGFVKSNNYLVTFKLLEDLEFFIYHFIQGLGTIQGVNLRSLRLRFEYDEKQFFQFISYCLTLSGKFVFDNNIMLLKGHERFKLDFYLVKIINYFNDNIFKVKFRLP
- the flaA gene encoding flagellar filament outer layer protein FlaA, with the protein product MKRKAKSILFFLLSTALFAQETDGLAEGSKRAEPGELVLDFAELARDPSSTRLDLTNYVDYVYSGASGIVKPEDMVVDLGINNWSVLLTPSARLQSYVKNSVVAPAVVKSESKRYAGDTILGVRVLFPSYSQSSAMIMPPFKIPFYSGESGNQFLGKGLIDNIKTMKEIKVSVYSLGYEIDLEVLFEDMNGMEYAYSMGTLKFKGWADLIWSNPNYIPNISSRIIKDDVPNYPLASSKMRFKAFRVSKSHSSKEQNFIFYVKDLRVLYDKLNVSIDSDIDSESVFKVYETSGTESLRKLKAHETFKRVLKLREKISMPEGSFQNFIEKVESEKPEESSPKQ
- the lysS gene encoding lysine--tRNA ligase; the protein is MKTAHWADFYAEKIKKEKGPKDLYTVASGITPSGTVHIGNFREVISVDLVARALKDSGEKVRFIYSWDNYDVFRKVPKNMPEQELLTTYLRQAITRVPDTRSHKTSYARANEIEFEKYLPTVGINPEFIDQSKQYTNSIYASQIKFALNHKKELSDALNEYRTSKLEDNWYPISIFCTKCNRDTTTVNNYDNHYSVEYSCECGNRESLDIRTTWAIKLLWRIDWPMRWKYENVDFEPAGKDHHSSGGSFDTSKNIVKIFQGNPPVTFQYDFISIKGRGGKISSSSGDVISLKDVLEVYTPEVTRFLFASTKPNTEFSISFDLDVIKIYEDYDKFERIYYGVEDIKEEKKRSFKRIYELSQPYMPSKSIPYQIGFRHLSVICQIFENNINKILNYLKNVQDDQKDKLINKIKCAINWVRDFAPEDFKFSLRSKFDNIEILKENNKKAINELLNFLKKNFEVATEQDIQNEIYKTARENNIEPALFFKQIYKILIDKEKGPKLAGFIKIIGIDRFEKITSKYI
- a CDS encoding glycosyltransferase family 2 protein, with translation MRLQGSDYSYTVIQSKNNYSQKSSFGISFVILSRGTKIFREDLFEFLSNFDFIREIISIEKQSNRSSLQFISESYGKLKFILLSDDLNSGEKVNLAMKESSCDFVFVLQSDMYLLNPFWIPNIFDEIVKKNVLLVGGEFFDKEEEMIPSIFLPSIDKQQKFKVILVNSEKDYEKTLITMDYCGLYSKEKFLQLGGFDGRIQNEYFQRIDFGLRAVYFGEHIYIYRKLRIQYTASNSPENLTKNKSFLIFLLKNYVPIFVGNGVVFSFLRFCKICLKYKINPFLFQKEFKEIKGEIAKNSLRFKGDLKSAIELWENNIID
- the rpiA gene encoding ribose 5-phosphate isomerase A is translated as MENQKILVAKYAIDHYIKSNMNLGIGTGTTIYYAIKYLSEKLKSGNLKNLKFYTTSSDTKYLLSREQIPYESNFSKLNKNLDIAIDGADEILLEKKSLIKGMGGAHLMEKVIAYNSETLLIIADETKIVKKLGTKMPIPIEVAQSAVGFIMTRLEEMNLDTTLRICNEKKGPIITDNNNYILDVKMHVENPEGTEKYFKLFPGILEIGIFNHKNTKIVYYQNKQIKEA
- the gpmA gene encoding 2,3-diphosphoglycerate-dependent phosphoglycerate mutase — protein: MYKLVLVRHGESEWNKENLFTGWTDVKLSDKGIDEAVEAGLLLKQEGYSFDIAFSSLLSRANDTLNIILRELGQSYISVKKTWRLNERHYGALQGLNKSETAAKYGEDKVLIWRRSYDVPPMSLDESDDRHPIKDPRYKYIPKRELPSTECLKDTVARVIPYWTDEIAKEVLEGKKVIVAAHGNSLRALVKYLDNLSEEDVLKLNIPTGIPLVYELDEDLNPIKHYYLGDESKIKSAMESVASQGKLK
- a CDS encoding DUF192 domain-containing protein yields the protein MEKILKRFLCLFLLMPFLSFADHFYDKEIVINGVKFFVKIASNEFDRAKGYMDTEKVEYGKGMLFIFKKEQHLSFWMENTPLMLEIAYIDSSGIIKEVYDLEPYSRVNVNSLYKAKYALELPRGSFSKFKIKIGDKVHFCFAINSLLVE
- a CDS encoding N-acetylmuramoyl-L-alanine amidase codes for the protein MINLVLFSYSNLYSKTLDYLNILDFFDTNVFKFDFNIENDVFTIENDKGYLKFRVGFEYALTSSGYYMFVDPIVDIRGEILISQKVLKQIENYFSSLKDYNKPRITSIIIDPGHGGHDAGAVVTLRINGHDVVLQEKDFALTYSIYLSKILSNYFVNKNILLTRINDVFLTLKERSEFANAIKPNFPNNVIFLSIHANDAPNNEARGVEFWYLPKDSKREVIKDFKGYDIKGNRYLSELNDILDIKYKYESKRLAEILYKVFKNELVETNIRPIREEQWFVIKNSSMPAVLIEMGFLSNILDAKLILDYNYMSKFNILILKSLMEFINFYEK
- the era gene encoding GTPase Era; its protein translation is MKSGFAAILGRPSTGKSTLLNSICGHKISIISPIPQTTRNNIKGIFTDGRGQIIFIDTPGFHLSKKKFNIAMMKNIHSSIGEVELILYIIDIQDKPGEEENKMLEIIKNSKIKFLVLLNKVDLKNTKIKEITQFLKEKEIEDNNIIKISAEKKINTEELKNKIYENFSEGPLYYPQEYYTDQKINFRISEIIREKAIENLKEELPYSLYVDIDTLENKKRSLFIRANIFVANESQKGIIVGKNGKEIKSIGEKARKTIAKIFETKCNLFLQVKLKKNWNKEDKLIKRLIN